In the Deinococcus ficus genome, one interval contains:
- a CDS encoding SDR family NAD(P)-dependent oxidoreductase, producing the protein MPALTGKVALVTGASRGLGRAAALELAAAGAFVIGTARSTRAQPSRPDRPDLTVDTTLDAIHAAGGMGEAVRCDHTDPAQVEALMTGIRARHGRLDILVNNAWGGHDDPGVPGGGAEVWDEPLAQLRSMLLAGAYSDYVTGLLALRHLMGPAGQGVILTTTYHTDEPPGWLPYEVSKAAKNRLTYVLGEKLRGAGIACVAVSPGWMRTELMLEHHTPEELAGQTETPHYAARALVALAADPDVARHTGRVLDVGDVARLYGVTDVDGSQPQWHAEHRGGPQDA; encoded by the coding sequence GTGCCGGCCTTGACCGGCAAGGTCGCCCTGGTGACCGGGGCGTCCCGGGGGCTGGGGCGCGCCGCGGCGCTGGAACTGGCCGCCGCGGGCGCTTTCGTGATCGGCACGGCCCGCAGCACCCGAGCGCAGCCCTCCCGCCCGGACCGGCCCGACCTGACCGTGGACACTACCCTGGACGCCATTCACGCGGCCGGCGGGATGGGCGAGGCGGTGCGCTGCGACCATACCGACCCGGCGCAGGTGGAGGCCCTGATGACCGGCATCCGGGCGCGGCACGGGCGGCTGGACATCCTGGTGAACAACGCCTGGGGCGGCCACGACGACCCGGGCGTCCCCGGCGGCGGGGCCGAGGTGTGGGACGAACCGCTGGCGCAACTGAGGAGCATGTTGCTGGCCGGGGCGTACAGCGATTACGTCACCGGCCTGCTGGCGCTGCGGCACCTGATGGGCCCCGCCGGGCAGGGCGTGATCCTGACCACCACATACCACACGGACGAGCCGCCCGGCTGGCTGCCGTACGAGGTGAGCAAGGCCGCGAAGAACCGCCTGACGTACGTGCTGGGCGAGAAGCTGCGCGGTGCGGGGATCGCGTGTGTGGCGGTGTCGCCGGGCTGGATGCGCACGGAACTGATGCTGGAGCACCACACGCCGGAGGAACTGGCCGGTCAGACGGAAACGCCCCACTACGCCGCGCGGGCCCTGGTGGCGCTGGCCGCCGACCCGGACGTGGCGCGCCACACCGGCCGCGTGCTGGATGTGGGGGACGTGGCACGACTGTACGGGGTGACAGACGTGGACGGGTCGCAGCCGCAGTGGCATGCCGAGCACCGCGGCGGGCCCCAGGACGCGTAA
- a CDS encoding metallophosphoesterase family protein, which yields MRLAVLGDVHGNAFALEAVLADVRSAAPDALFNLGDTVWGGADPARAWALQQEFAPPTVRGNTDETLAVWHADRGQVWQDWLRPLLPAELPARLGALPTTAEVAGGEVLLAHGTPHSAWTALFSADGGGVPLPPREIAQRVQGWPGARVVVVGHTHTEQVATHGGVTFVNAGSVSRQPRGTDPHARWVLLERRAGAWNVTFRRVPYDTATAACWARQHCPLGEQEAALLLGPP from the coding sequence GTGAGGCTCGCGGTCCTGGGAGACGTGCACGGCAACGCCTTCGCGCTGGAGGCGGTGCTGGCCGACGTCCGCTCCGCGGCGCCGGACGCCCTGTTCAACCTGGGCGACACCGTGTGGGGTGGAGCGGACCCCGCCCGCGCCTGGGCGCTGCAGCAGGAATTCGCCCCGCCCACCGTGCGCGGCAACACCGACGAGACGCTGGCCGTATGGCACGCGGACCGCGGGCAGGTCTGGCAGGACTGGCTGCGGCCCCTGCTGCCGGCCGAGCTGCCTGCCCGGCTGGGCGCCCTGCCCACCACCGCCGAGGTCGCAGGCGGGGAGGTCCTGCTCGCGCACGGCACCCCGCACAGCGCCTGGACTGCGCTGTTCAGCGCGGACGGAGGTGGCGTGCCCCTCCCACCCCGCGAGATCGCGCAACGCGTGCAGGGGTGGCCCGGCGCGCGTGTGGTCGTGGTGGGCCATACCCACACCGAACAGGTCGCCACGCACGGCGGCGTGACCTTCGTGAACGCCGGGTCGGTGTCCCGCCAGCCGCGCGGCACCGACCCGCACGCCCGCTGGGTGCTGCTCGAACGGCGCGCCGGGGCCTGGAACGTCACGTTCCGCCGCGTGCCGTACGACACGGCCACGGCCGCCTGCTGGGCGCGCCAGCACTGCCCGCTGGGCGAACAGGAAGCGGCCCTGCTGCTCGGCCCGCCCTGA
- a CDS encoding TM2 domain-containing protein, producing the protein MTKSDAPESGGAGGPSGNERTPSGNAPAWVDDVLNASRAGTPTPAPTRPPVTPDLTPPAPAPTAAPLTPDPADELRLPDDLPIPQGSRFDPDDWVARATGGHVKNPAVPTPQRASAPQGHVPQPVADVPDPWAPRTDAWGEAVPTPPLTTQPLDRYGHPDAPVALGDVGQKRLVAGLLAIFLGAFGVHKFYLGMTTPGLTLLGLHIGTWVVALVLGTLLFIVGLALTIPLAMLVSSALGVFGLVEGLILLTKSDAEFQREYLIGKKPWL; encoded by the coding sequence ATGACCAAGTCTGATGCACCCGAGTCCGGGGGGGCCGGCGGCCCGTCCGGGAACGAGCGGACCCCGAGTGGCAACGCGCCCGCCTGGGTGGACGACGTCCTGAACGCCTCCCGCGCCGGAACGCCGACCCCGGCGCCCACCCGGCCGCCGGTCACGCCGGACCTCACGCCGCCCGCGCCCGCCCCCACCGCGGCGCCCCTCACGCCGGACCCGGCCGATGAGCTGCGCCTGCCGGACGACCTGCCGATTCCGCAGGGCTCCCGCTTCGACCCGGACGACTGGGTGGCGCGCGCGACCGGCGGACACGTGAAGAACCCGGCCGTGCCCACCCCTCAGCGGGCCTCCGCGCCGCAGGGGCATGTGCCGCAGCCGGTGGCGGACGTGCCGGACCCCTGGGCGCCGCGCACGGACGCCTGGGGCGAGGCCGTGCCCACCCCGCCACTGACGACGCAGCCGCTGGACCGCTACGGCCACCCGGACGCGCCGGTGGCCCTGGGGGACGTGGGGCAGAAGCGGCTGGTGGCGGGCCTGCTGGCGATCTTCCTGGGCGCGTTCGGCGTGCACAAGTTCTACCTGGGCATGACCACGCCCGGCCTGACGCTGCTGGGCCTGCACATCGGCACGTGGGTGGTGGCGCTGGTGCTGGGCACGCTGCTGTTCATCGTGGGGCTGGCCCTGACCATTCCGCTGGCGATGCTGGTCAGTTCGGCGCTGGGCGTGTTCGGGCTGGTCGAGGGACTCATCCTGCTGACGAAATCCGACGCGGAATTCCAGCGTGAGTACCTGATCGGCAAGAAACCCTGGCTGTGA
- a CDS encoding FtsW/RodA/SpoVE family cell cycle protein: protein MRFPTVVLALLVIGLMTVSTAALSPRAPSGIFVKQIAGVFLAAVPIGVMWWAGRDRIYKFAPYLYGLALLMQASTFVIGKEVNGQRNWISLGPLQFQPLEILKFTLILMLALTLRAGYRGLPTYARALAVFLPAVGLVVLQDFGGAMVLSVMFGLMLLAARIPWWHAALAVLAVAVAVPTVMYPHLEPYQQKRLTIFLDPYQDPRGAGYQVIQSTIAVGSGGVQGKGYQQGTQSHNGFLPEAQTDFAFSTWAEEQGLVGGAAVLALYGFLLWGLAGMAAESPRLQDQILFAGVLAQIGFQVLENIGAALSVLPLTGITLPLISYGLSSLVSTLSTLGLAYVVYRDRYDGSI, encoded by the coding sequence GTGCGGTTTCCGACGGTGGTGCTGGCGCTGCTGGTGATCGGCCTGATGACGGTAAGCACGGCGGCGCTCTCGCCGCGTGCGCCGAGCGGCATCTTCGTGAAGCAGATCGCGGGCGTGTTCCTGGCGGCGGTGCCCATCGGCGTGATGTGGTGGGCGGGCCGGGACCGCATCTACAAGTTCGCGCCGTACCTGTACGGGCTGGCGCTGCTGATGCAGGCGAGCACCTTCGTGATCGGCAAGGAGGTGAACGGGCAGCGCAACTGGATCAGCCTGGGGCCGCTGCAGTTCCAGCCGCTGGAGATCCTGAAGTTCACCCTGATCCTGATGCTGGCCCTCACCCTGCGCGCCGGGTACCGGGGCCTGCCCACGTACGCCCGGGCGCTGGCGGTGTTCCTGCCGGCGGTGGGGCTGGTCGTCCTGCAGGACTTCGGCGGCGCGATGGTCCTGAGCGTGATGTTCGGGCTGATGCTGCTCGCCGCCCGGATTCCCTGGTGGCACGCTGCGCTGGCCGTGCTGGCCGTGGCGGTGGCGGTGCCCACGGTGATGTACCCGCACCTGGAACCGTACCAGCAGAAGCGCCTGACGATCTTCCTGGACCCCTACCAGGACCCGCGCGGCGCCGGGTACCAGGTCATCCAGAGCACCATCGCGGTTGGTTCGGGCGGCGTGCAGGGCAAGGGCTACCAGCAGGGCACGCAGTCCCACAACGGCTTCCTGCCCGAAGCGCAGACGGACTTCGCGTTCAGCACCTGGGCGGAGGAACAGGGCCTGGTGGGCGGCGCAGCCGTGCTCGCGCTGTACGGCTTCCTGCTGTGGGGGCTGGCGGGCATGGCGGCCGAATCGCCGCGCCTGCAGGACCAGATTCTCTTCGCGGGCGTGCTGGCGCAGATCGGGTTTCAGGTGCTGGAGAACATCGGCGCGGCCCTGAGCGTGCTGCCGCTCACCGGGATCACCTTGCCGCTGATCAGTTACGGCCTGAGCAGCCTGGTCAGCACGCTCAGCACCCTGGGGCTCGCGTACGTGGTGTACCGCGACCGGTACGACGGGAGCATCTGA
- a CDS encoding class I SAM-dependent methyltransferase, giving the protein MTDTGGAGHAERNRALFGRVAASYDRLGFLTLAARHLAAQVEVPAGGAVLDVACGTGEVALGVAARGQAGRVVGTDFSPEMVRVAQARAAGRAEFQVADAGALPFPDATFEVVTCGAGLFFMPDMEEALREWRRVLRPGGQVAFTTFGRGLLGDFPGLWRQRLAGEGLTPASPPLGRVPDVASALELLRAAGFVAVEAGVAPLPYVVPSAEARWADIEAGLEGDPLRTLDAGTVTRLRDAHLHDLAPLFRAGPVTVPVPVLLARGRAPGGP; this is encoded by the coding sequence ATGACGGACACGGGCGGGGCAGGGCACGCAGAGCGCAACCGGGCGCTGTTCGGGCGGGTGGCGGCCAGCTACGACCGGCTGGGCTTCCTGACGCTGGCGGCCCGGCACCTGGCGGCGCAGGTGGAGGTCCCGGCCGGCGGCGCGGTGCTGGACGTGGCCTGCGGCACCGGCGAGGTCGCGCTGGGCGTGGCGGCGCGGGGGCAGGCGGGACGCGTGGTGGGCACCGATTTCTCGCCGGAGATGGTCCGCGTGGCGCAGGCCCGCGCGGCCGGCCGGGCAGAGTTTCAGGTGGCGGACGCCGGCGCCCTGCCCTTTCCGGACGCCACCTTTGAGGTGGTGACCTGCGGCGCCGGGCTGTTCTTCATGCCGGACATGGAAGAGGCGCTGCGCGAGTGGCGGCGGGTGCTGCGCCCGGGCGGGCAGGTGGCGTTCACGACCTTCGGGCGGGGCCTGCTGGGCGACTTCCCGGGCCTGTGGCGCCAGCGGCTGGCCGGGGAGGGCCTGACGCCGGCCTCTCCCCCGCTGGGCCGCGTGCCGGACGTGGCCTCGGCCCTGGAACTGCTGCGCGCGGCCGGGTTCGTGGCCGTGGAGGCGGGGGTGGCTCCCCTGCCGTACGTGGTGCCGTCGGCGGAGGCCCGCTGGGCGGACATCGAGGCGGGCCTGGAGGGCGACCCGCTGCGGACCCTGGACGCCGGGACGGTCACGCGGCTGCGGGACGCGCACCTGCACGACCTCGCGCCGCTGTTCCGGGCCGGGCCGGTCACGGTGCCCGTGCCGGTGCTGCTCGCGCGCGGCCGGGCACCGGGCGGGCCCTGA
- a CDS encoding glycosyltransferase, whose product MSVAQITLYVIVALLVTKAVLTIVLALYHLRVQRQRQARSAAAPLPGVTVLIAAYNEEVGIADTLSSVLSQDVPQLQVIVVDDGSHDRTAEIARQFAHQDPRVLVLQQPNAGKAAALNHAIRYAQHPVSVSVDADSALAPGTLARLAAHFNDPRVGAVAGDVKVAGPATLLTQLQGIEYSVGQHLDKRAQDVLGAVSVVPGAAGAYRTELMQNLGGYSSDTLTEDMDLTFSIAAAGFQVRFEPDAISYTEPPTSVRNLWKQRMRWMYGTFQCMGKYRHAVLNPRAGRLGLLILPYTLVYGLTLGGAGPLFDLIALSVLLSHSVTDVLVPVLLNFATDFAAVALALGLGRRSWHGLAYTPTQRLLLRPFVFAVIAMTCVSLLRRRDVTWNKLPRVGLHLNPAAPDAPTVPAVITAAATAAPLPELAPAALAPTPEYAA is encoded by the coding sequence ATGAGCGTCGCCCAGATCACCCTGTACGTGATCGTGGCCCTGCTCGTCACGAAGGCCGTCCTGACCATTGTCCTCGCCCTCTACCACCTGCGCGTGCAACGCCAGCGGCAGGCCCGCAGCGCCGCTGCACCCCTGCCCGGCGTGACCGTCCTGATCGCCGCGTACAACGAGGAAGTCGGCATCGCCGACACGCTCAGCTCCGTGCTCAGCCAGGATGTTCCCCAGTTGCAGGTCATCGTGGTGGACGACGGCTCACACGACCGCACCGCCGAGATCGCCCGGCAGTTCGCCCACCAGGACCCCCGCGTGCTGGTGCTGCAGCAGCCGAACGCCGGCAAGGCCGCCGCCCTCAACCACGCCATCCGCTACGCCCAGCACCCCGTCAGCGTCAGCGTGGACGCCGATTCAGCCCTCGCGCCCGGCACCCTGGCCCGCCTTGCCGCGCACTTCAACGACCCGCGCGTCGGTGCCGTCGCAGGGGACGTGAAGGTCGCCGGGCCCGCCACGCTGCTCACGCAGCTGCAGGGCATCGAGTACAGCGTCGGCCAGCACCTGGACAAACGCGCCCAGGACGTGCTCGGCGCCGTGAGCGTGGTCCCCGGCGCGGCCGGCGCGTACCGCACCGAACTGATGCAGAACCTGGGCGGCTACAGCAGCGACACCCTGACCGAGGACATGGACCTGACCTTCAGCATCGCCGCGGCCGGCTTCCAGGTCCGCTTCGAACCGGACGCCATCAGCTACACCGAGCCGCCCACCAGCGTGCGCAACCTCTGGAAGCAGCGCATGCGCTGGATGTACGGCACCTTCCAGTGCATGGGCAAGTACCGCCACGCCGTCCTGAACCCCCGCGCCGGCCGACTGGGCCTGCTGATCCTGCCCTACACCCTGGTGTACGGCCTGACACTGGGCGGCGCCGGTCCCCTCTTCGACCTGATCGCCCTGAGCGTGCTGCTCAGCCACTCGGTGACCGACGTGCTGGTGCCGGTGCTGCTGAACTTCGCGACCGACTTCGCCGCGGTGGCGCTGGCCCTCGGCCTGGGCCGGCGGTCCTGGCACGGCCTGGCGTACACGCCCACGCAGCGGCTGCTGCTGCGGCCCTTCGTGTTCGCGGTGATCGCCATGACCTGCGTGTCCCTCCTGCGCCGCCGGGACGTCACCTGGAATAAACTGCCGCGCGTGGGACTGCACCTGAACCCGGCCGCGCCTGACGCCCCGACCGTGCCCGCCGTGATCACCGCGGCCGCCACTGCCGCCCCGCTGCCCGAGCTGGCCCCGGCCGCCCTGGCGCCCACCCCGGAGTACGCCGCTTGA
- a CDS encoding DNA-3-methyladenine glycosylase family protein: MPDSAASPAPLPPLRHHADAAAHLGRDPVMREVIARVGDLAVLTPTPDPFGTLVRNVTGQQLSVKAADSIHARVVAHLGEVTPDTLLSAEGEDLRGLGLSWAKVRTVKAIAEAAHSGRIDFARLSELPDEQVITELLPLPGIGRWTGEMFLMFALARPDVFSIGDLGLRQGLSRLHPNAQPYEVLDLWRPYRTLAARYLWADNTLHRAGGAPVSN; encoded by the coding sequence ATGCCCGATTCCGCCGCGTCCCCTGCTCCTCTGCCGCCGCTGCGGCACCACGCGGACGCCGCCGCGCACCTGGGCCGCGACCCGGTGATGCGGGAGGTGATCGCCCGGGTGGGGGACCTGGCGGTCCTGACGCCCACGCCGGACCCGTTCGGGACGCTGGTGCGGAACGTGACCGGACAGCAGCTGAGCGTGAAGGCCGCCGACAGCATCCACGCGCGCGTGGTGGCGCACCTGGGCGAGGTCACGCCGGACACGCTGCTCTCCGCGGAGGGGGAGGACCTGCGCGGCCTGGGCCTGTCGTGGGCGAAGGTGCGGACCGTGAAGGCCATCGCCGAGGCCGCCCACAGCGGCCGGATCGATTTCGCGCGGCTCTCGGAGCTGCCGGACGAGCAGGTGATCACGGAACTGCTGCCGCTGCCGGGCATCGGGCGGTGGACGGGGGAGATGTTCCTGATGTTCGCGCTGGCCCGCCCGGACGTGTTCAGCATCGGGGACCTGGGCCTGCGGCAGGGGCTGAGCCGGCTGCATCCGAACGCGCAGCCGTACGAGGTGCTGGACCTGTGGCGGCCGTACCGCACCCTGGCCGCCCGGTACCTGTGGGCGGACAACACCCTGCACCGCGCGGGCGGCGCGCCCGTGAGCAACTGA
- the minD gene encoding septum site-determining protein MinD, whose translation MESKVIVVTSGKGGVGKTTTTANIGAALAKLGEKVAVIDVDVGLRNLDVVMGLESRVVFDLIDVLEGKCRMNQALIRDKRVENLFLLPASQTRDKDALDPEVFKGVIRRLIEEDGFNRILIDSPAGIESGFRTAAAPAEGALVVVNPEVSSVRDADRIIGLLEAAQVNDIRLVINRLRPKMVASGNMLSEADILDILGVKPIGIVPEDEGIIVSTNVGEPAVLGRTKAGEAFMATARRMKGEDVPYPKFEEKSGFMEALRRLFGGA comes from the coding sequence ATGGAATCGAAGGTCATCGTCGTCACTTCAGGCAAGGGGGGCGTGGGCAAGACCACGACCACCGCGAACATCGGGGCGGCGCTCGCCAAGCTGGGCGAGAAGGTCGCCGTCATTGACGTGGACGTCGGCCTGCGCAACCTGGACGTGGTCATGGGCCTGGAATCCCGCGTGGTGTTCGACCTGATCGACGTGCTGGAAGGCAAGTGCCGCATGAACCAGGCCCTGATCCGCGACAAGCGCGTGGAGAACCTGTTCCTGCTGCCCGCCTCCCAGACCCGCGACAAGGACGCCCTGGACCCCGAGGTGTTCAAGGGCGTGATCCGCCGGCTCATCGAGGAAGACGGCTTCAACCGCATCCTGATCGACTCCCCGGCCGGCATCGAGTCCGGCTTCCGCACCGCCGCCGCCCCCGCCGAGGGCGCCCTGGTGGTCGTGAACCCGGAGGTGTCCAGCGTCCGTGACGCCGACCGCATCATCGGGCTGCTGGAGGCCGCGCAGGTCAACGACATCCGGCTGGTCATCAACCGCCTGCGCCCGAAGATGGTCGCCAGCGGCAACATGCTGTCCGAGGCCGACATCCTGGACATCCTGGGCGTGAAACCCATCGGCATCGTGCCCGAGGACGAAGGCATCATCGTGAGCACGAACGTGGGCGAGCCGGCGGTGCTGGGCCGCACCAAGGCCGGCGAGGCGTTCATGGCGACCGCCCGGCGCATGAAGGGCGAGGACGTGCCGTACCCGAAGTTCGAGGAGAAGAGCGGCTTCATGGAAGCGCTGCGCCGCCTGTTCGGAGGGGCCTGA
- a CDS encoding DEAD/DEAH box helicase, translating to MTRTRRSTPDRSPADPARSAPDRSPAAPRAATGLPLQDLTQWPTLLGGRTPTPVQAGAIPALLAGRDVITTARTGSGKTLAFLIPAAARGIGLSEPRGIRPEVLIITPTRELAVQIRDVARELGLRAGRITGGITPGQTRTEASGKGVIAGTPGRLKDLIGKGELSLAGLKYVVLDEADELLSLGFLKDVGDILRSAQRAAPQQLQLAMASATFPAAIRKVAETFMHHPERIDIAPDPQTITQEDEDILGGATGATHLLVNTNRNDVLDVTATHTRDALKTPGGCVVIFCRTKHMVKRRAEQLQAMLPGELVSPLQGNMDQKKREKTMQQLRDGESRVLIATDIAGRGIDLPEVRVVIHMDVAATAEDHVHRSGRTARAGRPGTNLVLLIPEQRQLWQNVRRALPEALHPPLTREEKDIDREIQEKQGGNRGQGGGGRGAQGGGLRPAQGSNRGQQGGRSQQERGQGGHQGRGGQGGGQRPARDSQARDGQSRGARPERGATLERMTFDAPDFSSSGSRDRSGPASGTGAGRVGPRPARRRR from the coding sequence ATGACCCGAACCCGCCGCTCCACCCCCGACCGCTCCCCGGCTGACCCGGCCCGTTCCGCACCGGACCGCAGCCCCGCCGCGCCCCGCGCCGCCACCGGCCTGCCCCTCCAGGACCTCACCCAGTGGCCCACGCTGCTCGGCGGCCGCACCCCCACCCCCGTGCAGGCCGGCGCGATTCCCGCGCTGCTGGCCGGGCGGGACGTGATCACCACCGCCCGCACCGGCAGCGGCAAGACGCTGGCCTTCCTGATCCCGGCCGCGGCGCGCGGTATCGGCCTGAGCGAACCGCGCGGCATCCGTCCGGAAGTGCTGATCATCACGCCTACCCGCGAACTCGCCGTGCAGATCCGCGACGTCGCCCGCGAACTCGGCCTGCGCGCCGGGCGCATCACGGGCGGCATCACCCCCGGCCAGACCCGCACCGAGGCGAGCGGCAAGGGCGTGATCGCCGGGACCCCCGGGCGCCTCAAGGACCTGATCGGCAAGGGCGAGCTCTCCCTGGCAGGCCTGAAATACGTGGTGCTGGACGAGGCCGACGAACTGCTCTCCCTGGGCTTCCTCAAGGACGTGGGTGACATCCTGCGGTCCGCGCAGCGCGCCGCGCCGCAGCAGCTGCAGCTCGCCATGGCCAGCGCGACCTTCCCCGCCGCGATCCGCAAGGTCGCCGAGACGTTCATGCACCACCCCGAGCGCATCGACATCGCACCCGACCCGCAGACCATCACGCAGGAGGACGAGGACATCCTGGGCGGCGCGACCGGCGCCACGCACCTGCTGGTGAACACCAACCGCAACGACGTGCTGGACGTCACCGCCACCCACACCCGCGACGCCCTGAAAACCCCGGGTGGCTGCGTGGTGATCTTCTGCCGCACCAAGCACATGGTCAAACGCCGCGCCGAACAGCTGCAGGCCATGCTGCCCGGCGAACTCGTCAGTCCGCTGCAGGGCAACATGGACCAGAAGAAGCGCGAGAAGACCATGCAGCAGCTGCGTGACGGCGAGTCCCGCGTGCTGATCGCCACCGACATCGCCGGGCGCGGCATCGACCTGCCCGAGGTGCGCGTGGTGATTCACATGGACGTGGCCGCCACCGCCGAGGACCACGTGCACCGCTCGGGCCGCACCGCCCGCGCCGGCCGGCCCGGCACGAACCTGGTGCTCCTGATTCCCGAACAGCGGCAGCTGTGGCAGAACGTCCGCCGCGCCCTGCCCGAGGCCCTGCACCCGCCCCTCACCCGCGAGGAAAAGGACATCGACCGTGAGATCCAGGAAAAGCAGGGCGGCAACCGCGGCCAGGGCGGGGGTGGCCGGGGCGCCCAGGGGGGCGGCCTACGCCCGGCGCAGGGCAGCAACCGGGGGCAGCAGGGCGGCCGCAGTCAGCAGGAGCGGGGCCAGGGCGGCCACCAGGGCCGCGGGGGCCAGGGGGGCGGTCAGCGTCCCGCCCGTGACAGCCAGGCCCGGGACGGCCAGTCCCGCGGGGCCCGCCCGGAGCGGGGCGCCACGCTGGAGCGCATGACCTTCGACGCCCCGGACTTCTCGTCCTCGGGCAGCCGGGACCGCAGTGGCCCGGCCTCAGGGACCGGCGCCGGGCGCGTGGGACCCCGCCCGGCCCGCCGCCGCCGCTGA
- a CDS encoding YbaY family lipoprotein → MPRPLPALLLAALLGAASAQIRVGNVIISPPGQTPPPRTGGAPSAAPSPGVPAGMQEVRGTLTGPAAARLPAGAQTTVTVQDAAPGRAAPLVNVNFRMSRLPNTYMVYFSPGRLGAGKRYVVTAIVRDAQGRTLYRGVADLGPRTGKPLTVNLRLQPAR, encoded by the coding sequence ATGCCCCGCCCCCTTCCTGCCCTGCTGCTGGCCGCCCTGCTGGGGGCCGCGTCCGCCCAGATCCGGGTGGGCAACGTGATCATCTCCCCGCCCGGCCAGACCCCACCCCCCCGCACCGGCGGCGCGCCGAGCGCCGCGCCCAGCCCGGGAGTGCCGGCCGGCATGCAGGAGGTGCGCGGCACCCTGACCGGCCCGGCCGCCGCGCGCCTGCCCGCCGGGGCGCAGACCACCGTCACCGTGCAGGACGCCGCGCCCGGCCGCGCCGCGCCGCTCGTGAACGTGAACTTCCGGATGAGCCGGCTGCCGAACACGTACATGGTGTACTTCAGCCCCGGCCGCCTGGGCGCCGGGAAACGCTACGTGGTCACCGCGATCGTCCGTGACGCCCAGGGCCGCACCCTGTACCGCGGCGTGGCCGACCTGGGCCCCCGCACCGGCAAGCCGCTGACCGTGAACCTGCGGCTGCAGCCCGCCCGCTGA
- a CDS encoding NUDIX domain-containing protein, producing the protein MEKPVVCVGALVWGPDGRVLLVRTTKWRGAWGVPGGKVDWGETLVDAVKRELREEVGLELFDVLYAQTQEAVLSEEFWRPAHLLLVDYFASADTHAVTPNEEIEAWAWVTLDEALEYPLNTFTRTLVDRALQVGR; encoded by the coding sequence ATGGAAAAACCGGTGGTGTGCGTGGGGGCGCTGGTGTGGGGACCGGACGGCCGGGTGCTGCTGGTCCGCACCACGAAATGGCGCGGCGCGTGGGGCGTGCCGGGCGGCAAGGTGGACTGGGGCGAGACCCTGGTGGACGCCGTGAAACGCGAACTGCGCGAGGAGGTCGGCCTGGAGCTCTTCGACGTGCTGTACGCGCAGACGCAGGAGGCCGTGCTGAGCGAGGAGTTCTGGCGGCCCGCGCACCTGCTGCTGGTGGACTACTTCGCCAGTGCGGACACGCACGCCGTCACCCCGAACGAGGAGATCGAGGCCTGGGCGTGGGTGACGCTGGACGAGGCGCTGGAGTACCCGCTGAACACCTTCACGCGCACGCTGGTGGACCGCGCCCTGCAGGTCGGCCGCTGA
- the minE gene encoding cell division topological specificity factor MinE, giving the protein MFSWLKKGRSKETLKDRLELVLAYDRAQIPPGKVDALRNDLLEVVKRYFPTGNSSVEIEQRGDMVVLMANIPLDEQQPKR; this is encoded by the coding sequence ATGTTCTCCTGGCTGAAAAAGGGCCGCAGCAAGGAAACGCTGAAAGACCGCCTGGAACTGGTCCTGGCGTACGACCGCGCGCAGATCCCGCCCGGCAAGGTGGACGCCCTGCGCAACGACCTGCTGGAGGTCGTCAAACGCTACTTCCCCACCGGGAACAGCAGCGTGGAGATCGAGCAGCGCGGGGACATGGTGGTCCTCATGGCGAACATCCCCCTGGACGAACAGCAGCCCAAACGCTGA